The genomic window GGTGATGCCCTGCATCTTCGCGCGGGGGTTCGCCGAGAGCGGGAGCTTACGCACCTTGCCGGCGATCCGCCCCTCGGTGACGTCCTGCTCGCTGAAGCCGACCGTGGCGATCTCGGGCGCGGTGAAGATGTTGGCCGTGATGCGGCGCGTCTCGAGCGGGATCACGATGTCGCCGAGGGCGTGGAAGATCGCCTGACGCCCCTGCATCGAGGCGACGGATGCCAGGGGGTAGAAGTTCGTGCAGTCGCCCGCCGCGTAGATGTTGGGCACCGAGGTGCGCGCGACGCGGTTGACGCGGATGTGACCGGATGCCGTCATCTGCACCCCCGCCTGCTCGAGCCCGATGCCGGCAGTGTTGGGGATCGACCCGACCGCCATCAGGCAGTGGCTGCCCTCGATGGTGCGGCCGTCGGAGAGGGTGACGGTGACTCCATCGCCGGTGTTGACGACCGAATCGGCCCGCGCCTTCGCCAACAGGGTCATGCCGCCGCGCTGGAACACGCGCTCGAGCACGGCCGCGGCATCCTGATCCTCACCCGGGAGCACCTGGTCGCGGCTCGAGACGAGCGTGACCTTGGCACCGAGGTTCATGTACGCCGAGGCGAACTCGGCGCCGGTCACGCCGGAACCCACGACGATGAGGTGCGAGGGCACCGACTTCATGTTGTAGAGCTGCGTCCACGTGAGGATGCGCTCGCCGTCGGGCTTGGCCGAGGGGAGCTCGCGGGGAGACGCACCGACCGAGACGACGAGGGTCTCGGCCTCGACACGGTCGAAGTCGGTTCCGCCGGCCTCGGTCGAGACCACCACGGCGCCGTCGCCGTCGAGACGTCCGTGGCCCGAGATGATGCGGACACCCGCCTCGAGCAACGAGGCGCGCATGTCGTCGGACTGCTGCCGCGCGAGCGAGAGCAGGCGCTGGTTGACCGCGGCGAGGTTGATCGCCACCTCGGGGGTCAGCGGCTTGCCGCGGTCGTCCTTGGCGAACAGCTGCACGCCGAGGCTGCTGGCATTGCGGATCGCGACGGCCGCGTCGGCGGTGGCGATGAGGGTCTTCGAGGGGACCACGTCGGTGATGACGGCCGAACCGCCGACTCCCGCGCGCTCGACGAGGGTGACGTCGGCGCCGAGCTGCGCGGCGGAGAGAGCCGCCTCGTACCCGCCGGGGCCGCCGCCGACGATTGCGACGGACTGCTTGCGCTCGAAGCTCTGCACCATGGCATCCATTCTGTCAGCGCTGGGCGGATGCCGATGCTCCACACAGCTGCGCCCGACACGATGATCCGAGGTGTGTGCCGTCTGGCCCGCAGGCCCCGCAGTTTCTAGAGTGGGGGAATGTCCAACAGCACCTCACACCCGCTCGACGACCCCGCGGTCGACCCGTTCGAGATCGCCGCCGCCGCGGCTGCCGACATCGCCCGCCTCTCGGGCGTCGAGCACCACGACATCGCCGTGACCCTCGGGTCCGGCTGGGGACGCGCCGCCGAGCTCATCGGCGAGGAGACGGCGTCGTTCCCCGCGACCGAGGTCGTCGGTTTCTCCAAGCCCGCCCTCGAGGGGCACGTCGGCACGCTCCGCAGCGTCCGCACCCCCGGCGGCAAGAACGTCCTCGTCATCGGCGCCCGCACGCACTACTACGAGAACCACGGCGTGCGCCGGGTCGTGCACAGCGTGCGCACCGCGGCCGCGACGGGTGCGAAAACGATGATCCTCACGAACGGCGCCGGCGGCGTCCGCGAGACGTGGAAGCCCGGCCAGCCCGTGCTCATCAGCGACCACATCAACCTCACGGCCGACTCGCCCCTCGAGGGCGCGACCTTCATCGACCTCACCGACCTGTACTCGAAGCGCCTGCGCGACATCGCCCGCTCGATCGACCCGTCGCTCGACGAGGGCGTGTACACGCAGTTCCGCGGGCCGCACTACGAGACGCCCGCCGAGGTGCAGATGGCCAAGACCATCGGCGGCCACATCGTCGGTATGTCGACCGCCCTCGAGGCGATCGCCGCGCGTCAGGCCGGCATGGAGATCCTGGGCTTCTCGCTCATCACGAACCTGGCCGCCGGCATCCAGCAGACGCCCCTCAGCCACGAAGAGGTGCTCGAAGCCGGCCGCGAGGCCGAGCCCGTGATCTCGGCGCTGCTCGCCCGCGTGATCGGCGCGTTGTGAGCGCGTACGTCGACGCGGCCCGCGCCTGGATGGCGCAGGATCCGGATGCCGTGACCCGAGAAGAACTGTCGGAGCTGCTCGCGCGCGTCGAGGACGGCGATGCGGAGGCTGCCGCCGACCTCGAGGATCGTTTCTCGACGCGGCTGGCCTTCGGCACCGCGGGCCTGCGCGGAACGCTCGGTGCCGGCTCCAACCGCATGAATCGCGTGCTCGTCGCCCAGGCGGCGGCCGGTTTCGCGGCGTACCTGCTCGAGCGCTCGGGCGGCGAGACGCCGACGGTCGTCGTCGGGTACGACGGACGCCGAAATTCCGACGTGTTCGCGCGCGACTCGGTCGAGATCTTCGCCGGCGCGGGCCTGAACGCGATCCTGCTCCCCCGCCTGCTGCCCACGCCCGTGCTCGCCTTCGCCGTGCGCCACCTCGGTGCCGACGCGGGCGTCATGGTCACCGCCAGCCACAACCCGCCCGACGACAATGGCTACAAGGTCTACCTCGGCGGCGCCGACGAGGGCGCGCAGATCGTCTCGCCGGCGGATGCCGAGATCGCCGCCCACATCCAGCGGATCGCCGACGAGGGCAACATCACCACCCTCCCCCGCTCGGTCGGCTACGCCAACGCCCCCGAGTCGGTCGTCGAGGCGTACGTCTCCGCGACCGCCGCGGTGGCACCCGCACCCGCCGCAGCCGAGGGTCTCAACTGGGTCTACACCGCCATGCACGGCGTCGGATGGGAGACCGTCTCGCGCGTGCTGACCGAAGCGGGCTACCCCCAGCCCACCGTCGTCGAGGCGCAGATCCACCCCGACGGGCGCTTCCCGACCGTCGCGTTTCCCAACCCCGAAGAGCCCGGGGCCATGGACCTCTCGCTCGAGACCGCGCGCGCCGTCGACGCCGAGCTCGTCATCGCGAACGATCCGGATGCCGACCGCCTGGCCGTCGCGGTCCCCGACGCCGACTCCGAGGGCGGGTGGCGACGGCTGACCGGCAACGAGATCGGGCTGCTGCTGGGGTGGCGCGCGGCGAAGGCCACGGCCGGCTCGGGCGGCTCCGATGCGGACGGTCCCGGGGCGCCGGCATCCCTCGCCTGCTCTCTGGTCTCGTCGCCCGGACTCCAGGCCGTCGCCGAGCACTACGGTCTCGAGTTCCACTCCACCCTCACCGGGTTCAAGTGGATCTCGCGGGCGCCCGGCATCGTGTTCGGCTTCGAGGAGGCCCTCGGCTACCTCGTCAACCCGACGACCGTGCGCGACAAGGACGGGATCTCGGCCGCCGTGGCTCTTCTGAGCATGGCATCCGAGGCTCGCGCTCAGGGCCGCACCGTGGCTGACCTGCTGCAGGAGTTCCGCGACACGTTCGGCGCCTTCGCGAGCGACCAGATCTCGGTGCGCGTGAGCGATGTCAGCGAGATCGCGGGGATCATGGCCGCGCTGCGTGCCCAGCCCCCCGCCGCGGTGGGCGAGATCGCCGTGTCGCGCATCGACGACCTGCTGCTCGGCGTCGACGGACTGCCCCCGGGCGACGTGCTGCGCCTGTGGCTCGACGACGGCTCCCGCCTGATCGTTCGCCCCAGCGGCACCGAGCCGAAGCTGAAGCTGTACCTCGACGTGCGCGGCTCGTCGGCCAAGAAGGCGCGCCGGCGTCTCGAGGCCCTGCGCGCCGGGGCCGAGGAGCTGCTGGTGTCGGTGCGCTGAGGGGTCCGGCGCGGCGGACGACGAGCGCCGACCCGGTTCGGGGCGCGAACCGTGGCCCCGGGGTGCACTCCATGGCCCCGCGGCCACGAATGAGCAGGTCACCGCGCCTGAGGGGACGTGGCCGCAGGCATCATGAGCATGCGGGGACGCGGAATCGCTGGTGCTGCCGCGCTGTGAAGCGCGCAGGGGGCCTCCCTGCTGGCTACGGTCTGCGGCGCAGATTGTGGCCCCGGGGCGTGCCCCGTGGCCCCGGGGCCACGGATGGGCATGTCAGCGCGCTCGGGCTGTATGGCCGCAGCCTGGTGGGGAAAAGGCTGCCGCGGGGTGCGCCCCTCCTCCCCATCCACGGGTTCGCGCCCTCTGTCCGCAGTCGGGGCGTCCCGGCCCGCGAGGGAGCGCCGGTGACCGCAACGATCAGGCCATGTCGAATGCATTCGTCGTTCCTCTGCGTCGTCGTCGTGACCTGGAGGATCTGGGGTGGGACTCCCGCCAGATCGCCCGCGCTCTGAAGGCCGGCCAACTCATCGCCGTGCGGCGCGGTGTGTTCGCACGCGCTTCCGAGCTGCAGGATCTGAAGATCGAGGAGCAGGTGGTCCTTCGGGCACGCTCCTACGGTGCCGTCGCGACCTCTCGCCCAATTTTCGCGGGTCGCACTGCTGCGGCCCTCCATGGACTCCCGCTGCTCGCAGATGATGGGCGACTGCACGTCTGCTCGCCCGAGAATCGACCGAGCGCTGCTTCTGACGTCGTCCGGCACCGCGGAGAACTCAGCACCGATGACATCACGGAAATCAACGGAATCGCATGTACGTCACTCGTTCGAACCGTCGCTGACGTGGCGAGATGGGAATCGCGAGAGTCGGCCGTTTCAGCGGCTGACGCCGGTCTGCGCGCCATCGCTTGGACACCATCCAACACGTACGACCTGGACAAGGCGGCGACGTTTCGCGCGTCCGCAATCGACGCTCTCGACGTCTCTCCGCGCGGGCGTCGCCGCGGGCGCCGCGCTCTGGAGTTCACAGACGGACGAGCACAGCGCCCCGGAGAGAGCATCAGCCGAATCCGACTCGACGAGCTGGGCTTCGCCTCGCCGTCACTGCAGGTTGCCGTTGACGGGCCGCGTGGTAAGACCTACTGGCTCGACTTCGGGCTCGATGAAGCGAACGCATGGGGAGAATTCGACGGCAAGGTGAAGTACCGCGAGCTCGCCGACACCTCTGGACGCTCGTCTCGCGAGGTCGTCGAAGCGGAGAAGCGGCGCGAGGACTGGATCCGAGGCACCACGGGGCGTGCCGTGGTGCGCTGGGGGTGGGAACACATCAGCGACGCCGCCGCTCTGGGCCGCCGTCTTGCTGCCTTCGGTGTGCGCCCCGGACCGCGTCCGTGAACCGCTTCGAGTAGCAGGCGCGCCCACATCCGTGGGTCATGGATCGGTGCCCAGGCCAGCCGCAGCCTGAGACGCACAGCGCATAGCGCACGACTCGTGCGCCAAACTGCCCCTGCCGTTCGACATCACGCCGTCGCCCAGCGGGGCCGGGGCGGCCGTTCGGGGCGGCGGATGTGGCCCCGGGACCACGAACCACGCCCCGGAGCCACGAATCACGCCCCACAACGACCGAGAGAGGTGCCATCCACGCCCCGGAGCCACCAACTACGCCCCACAACGCGTGAGAGACGTGCGGGCAAGCTTCGACCGGCGGCGAGGACCCGCCTCAGCCGTCGATCACCGCGACCAGTTCGTCCAGGAACGCGGGGAACGACACCGCGCGGCGGACGATGCGCTGCACGCTGTCGCGCTCGCTGAACACCTCGACGAACTGCTCGAACACCGTCTGGAAGGCCTCGCGGTCGGTCTCGCTGAAGGCCACGAGCGCCACGACCTGCACGCGACCCTCGCCCCATGCGATCGAGGGGTCGGCGATGCCGATGGCGATGCGGGTCTGGGTCGCCGTCATGCCCATCGCGTGAGGCACGGCGAGCGCGTCGGTGAACGCGGTGGACGAGATGGCCTCGCGCTCCACGGCCCGAGCCACGTAGGCGTCGTCGATCACGCTCTGCTCGACGAGCATCCCGCCGAGGCGTCGGATGACGCCGGCCTCGCCGTCAGCGGCATCCAGCCCCCGCACAAATGCCTCGGGCGCGAAGTACCGTTCGAGCTCGGCCCGCAGGCGCGCCAGACGCCGCCCGCGGCGGATGCGACCGGCGGCGGCTTGCACGCGCTCGACGTCGGCGTCGGTGAGGAACGGCTGGATCCGCACGAACCGGTCGCCCGGCCGCGGCGGGTCGATGGTCGTGAGCACGAGGTCGGTCTCGATCGAGTCCCACGCCGGGTCGATGCGCGTCTCGACGCCCACGACCTCGATCGCCTGGCCGAGCGAGCGGTCGACGCTCGAGCGCAGGAGCTCGTGCAGCTCGTAATACCCGGGGCACACGATCGTCGCCGTCAGCAGTTGGTCGGCGCGGCGGCTGCGCTCGAGGCGGCCGCCGACGTGCATCGCGATGTAGGCGATCTCGTCGTCGAGGATCGGGATGCCCAGGCCGTCCTGCAGCCCCTTGGCGATGTAGACCGCGACCTCGAAGATCATCGGGTACGTCGACTTCAGCGACCGCGTCAGCGGATTGCGCGACCACGCCTGCTCACGCGAGCGGTGCAGAAGGTTCTGCACGTGCAGCGCCAGGCGCAGGATGAAGTCGTCGTGGGCGATGTCGACGAGGAACTCGGATGCCGCGTTCTCGACGACCCGGCGCACGGCCACCTCGACCGCCGGGTCGAGGCGGGAGCGCACGTCGTCGCCGGCCGGGGAGCCGGGTGCGACGATGCGGGTCAGCACGAGGGTCGCGAGGTGGCGCAGGTCGCCCGAGCCGAGTTGCACGCCGATGTGCTTCACCGTCAGTCGGTCGAGCAGGGCGACGACGGCGGCCGCGGCATCCGACGAATCCCCGCCCGGGGAGCCAAGGGCCCGATCGCGCGTGGTGCGGTCGGCGGCGATCGCGATGTGCATCACCACGTCGCCGATGCCGATCTCGTTGACGTAGTAGCCGAGGGCGCCGAGTTCGGCGACGAGTTCGGCTTTGAACGGCCCGAACGCGCGGGCGCCGACCGACTGCTCGCCGAGCGTGCGACGCAGGGCGTCGAGGTCGAAGAGCCCGGCGTCCATCTCGTCGTGCGCCAGTTTCGACAGGAGCCGGCGTTGGGCGACCTCGGTTCCGCGCAGGCGGGCGGTGGATGCCGAGCGCTCGAGCGTCAGCTCCGTTCCGCCGAGCAGTCCCCGCACGCGTGACAGATCCGCCTCAAGGGTCGCGGCACTCACGTGCAGGGCGTCCGCCGTGTCGAAGACGTCGATGCCGTCGGCGGAATCCAGGAGCCGCCGGACGAGGGTGTGCAGACGGTCGCGGGGGGTGCCGGCATCCGTTCCGGTCAAGGCCCGAAGGGCTGCGGCGGCGTCGGACCCGGCGCGATAGCCGAGGGGCCCGGACTCGATCGCCGCTCCGCCGGGGACGCGGGCGTTGATCGCCGTGACATAGGACCGGACACTGCGCGGGGTCACCCCGAGTGCGTCGGCGAGAGACGCAGCGGTCGACCATTCCCCGTCCCGCAGCAACAGGGCCAGCAGGCGGTCTTGGCGAGCCTTCGTCGTCACGATCCGTCCTCCGCACCGCCCCGGTTGGCAGCGTTCCATCCATCCTTTCACGCCCGTCCGCACCGGGCGCGGCTCGGGACGGCGCGCGCAGGAGGCGGCTGCGGCATCCGCGTTCCGGGGGGTGGGAAACGAACCTGGTTGTCCGCTGTGAGACAGGTGCGGACAATCGAGAGGAAGAAAGGCCGGTCGATGAGGATCCTCGTGGTGTGTGGAGCGGGTGCGTCGAGCACGTTCGTCGCGCAACGCGTCCGTCGTGCTGCGCACGAGAAGGGCCTGGACTACTCCGCCTCGGCGGGAACCTCGCGGTCCCTCCCGATCGACCTCGACGCCGCCGATCTCGTGCTGGTCGGCCCGCACCTCGCCCCCGAACTCGAGCGCATCCGCCTCGAGGCCGCCCCGCGCGGCGTGACCGTCGTCCTGCTGCCCGACGACGTCTTCGCCGACCAGAGCGGCACCCGAACCCTCGCCCTGGTCGAGGACGCCCTGCGTTCCGCCCAGCCCGCGGACACGATCTGAACTCGACGGAGAGGACACCCATGCCCCACCTGACACGCACCGTCCGCATCGGATCGTCGCACGGACTGCACGCGCGCCCCGCGAAGCTCTTCGCGCAGGCGGCGAAGGACTCCGGCATCCCGGTGACCCTCGCCAAGGACGCGGGGAAGCCGATCAACGCCGCGAGCATCCTCGGGATCATCGCGCTGGGACTCGAGCAGGGCGACTATGTGACCCTCACCGCCGACGGCGACAACGCCGAAGCGACGCTGGAGCGCCTCGCGGAGCTTCTCACCACCGACCACGACGCCGAGTAAAGGAAATACAGCACCATGACGGAACTCCGTGGAGTCGGAATCGGACTGGGCGTGGCCCAGGGACCCATCGCGCGCATGGCCGAGCCCCTGCCCGCCCCGAAGGACGCCAAGAGCGAGCTGAGCGTCGACGACGAGACGGCGCGCGTGCGCGAGGCCATCGGTGCCGTCGCCCGCGAGCTCGAAGCCCGCGGCGCCCAGGCCGGCGGCGCCGCCCGCGACGTGCTCGAGGCGCAGGCGATGATCGCCGAAGACCCGACCCTCGAAGCCGAGGTCGACGCGCGCCTGGCCGCCGGCAAGACCGGCGAGTTCGCCGTGCACGACGCCTTCGCCTCGTTCCGCGAGCAGCTCGTGGCCCTCGGCGGCTACCTCGGCGAGCGCGCGGCCGACCTCGACGATGTCGCCCAGCGCGTGATCGCGCGCCTGCGCGGCGTCGCGGCCCCCGGCATCCCCGACCCCGGTCACCCCTTCGTGCTGGTCGCGAAGGACCTCGCCCCCGCCGACACCGCCCTGCTCGACCTCGACAAGGTGCTGGCCCTGGTCACCACCGAGGGCGGCCCGACCTCGCACACCGCGATCCTCGCGCGCGAGAAGTCGATCGTCGCCGTCGTGGGCGCGGCCGGAGCGAAGGACCTC from Microbacterium testaceum includes these protein-coding regions:
- a CDS encoding HPr family phosphocarrier protein, with amino-acid sequence MPHLTRTVRIGSSHGLHARPAKLFAQAAKDSGIPVTLAKDAGKPINAASILGIIALGLEQGDYVTLTADGDNAEATLERLAELLTTDHDAE
- a CDS encoding purine-nucleoside phosphorylase — translated: MSNSTSHPLDDPAVDPFEIAAAAAADIARLSGVEHHDIAVTLGSGWGRAAELIGEETASFPATEVVGFSKPALEGHVGTLRSVRTPGGKNVLVIGARTHYYENHGVRRVVHSVRTAAATGAKTMILTNGAGGVRETWKPGQPVLISDHINLTADSPLEGATFIDLTDLYSKRLRDIARSIDPSLDEGVYTQFRGPHYETPAEVQMAKTIGGHIVGMSTALEAIAARQAGMEILGFSLITNLAAGIQQTPLSHEEVLEAGREAEPVISALLARVIGAL
- a CDS encoding NAD(P)H-quinone dehydrogenase, encoding MDAMVQSFERKQSVAIVGGGPGGYEAALSAAQLGADVTLVERAGVGGSAVITDVVPSKTLIATADAAVAIRNASSLGVQLFAKDDRGKPLTPEVAINLAAVNQRLLSLARQQSDDMRASLLEAGVRIISGHGRLDGDGAVVVSTEAGGTDFDRVEAETLVVSVGASPRELPSAKPDGERILTWTQLYNMKSVPSHLIVVGSGVTGAEFASAYMNLGAKVTLVSSRDQVLPGEDQDAAAVLERVFQRGGMTLLAKARADSVVNTGDGVTVTLSDGRTIEGSHCLMAVGSIPNTAGIGLEQAGVQMTASGHIRVNRVARTSVPNIYAAGDCTNFYPLASVASMQGRQAIFHALGDIVIPLETRRITANIFTAPEIATVGFSEQDVTEGRIAGKVRKLPLSANPRAKMQGITDGFVKLIAREGSGTVMGGVIVGPKASELIYPIAIAVERRLTVDQVARVFAVYPSLTSSITDAARAMHIVDRDDPGED
- a CDS encoding BglG family transcription antiterminator — translated: MTTKARQDRLLALLLRDGEWSTAASLADALGVTPRSVRSYVTAINARVPGGAAIESGPLGYRAGSDAAAALRALTGTDAGTPRDRLHTLVRRLLDSADGIDVFDTADALHVSAATLEADLSRVRGLLGGTELTLERSASTARLRGTEVAQRRLLSKLAHDEMDAGLFDLDALRRTLGEQSVGARAFGPFKAELVAELGALGYYVNEIGIGDVVMHIAIAADRTTRDRALGSPGGDSSDAAAAVVALLDRLTVKHIGVQLGSGDLRHLATLVLTRIVAPGSPAGDDVRSRLDPAVEVAVRRVVENAASEFLVDIAHDDFILRLALHVQNLLHRSREQAWSRNPLTRSLKSTYPMIFEVAVYIAKGLQDGLGIPILDDEIAYIAMHVGGRLERSRRADQLLTATIVCPGYYELHELLRSSVDRSLGQAIEVVGVETRIDPAWDSIETDLVLTTIDPPRPGDRFVRIQPFLTDADVERVQAAAGRIRRGRRLARLRAELERYFAPEAFVRGLDAADGEAGVIRRLGGMLVEQSVIDDAYVARAVEREAISSTAFTDALAVPHAMGMTATQTRIAIGIADPSIAWGEGRVQVVALVAFSETDREAFQTVFEQFVEVFSERDSVQRIVRRAVSFPAFLDELVAVIDG
- a CDS encoding PTS sugar transporter subunit IIB, whose amino-acid sequence is MRILVVCGAGASSTFVAQRVRRAAHEKGLDYSASAGTSRSLPIDLDAADLVLVGPHLAPELERIRLEAAPRGVTVVLLPDDVFADQSGTRTLALVEDALRSAQPADTI
- a CDS encoding phospho-sugar mutase encodes the protein MAQDPDAVTREELSELLARVEDGDAEAAADLEDRFSTRLAFGTAGLRGTLGAGSNRMNRVLVAQAAAGFAAYLLERSGGETPTVVVGYDGRRNSDVFARDSVEIFAGAGLNAILLPRLLPTPVLAFAVRHLGADAGVMVTASHNPPDDNGYKVYLGGADEGAQIVSPADAEIAAHIQRIADEGNITTLPRSVGYANAPESVVEAYVSATAAVAPAPAAAEGLNWVYTAMHGVGWETVSRVLTEAGYPQPTVVEAQIHPDGRFPTVAFPNPEEPGAMDLSLETARAVDAELVIANDPDADRLAVAVPDADSEGGWRRLTGNEIGLLLGWRAAKATAGSGGSDADGPGAPASLACSLVSSPGLQAVAEHYGLEFHSTLTGFKWISRAPGIVFGFEEALGYLVNPTTVRDKDGISAAVALLSMASEARAQGRTVADLLQEFRDTFGAFASDQISVRVSDVSEIAGIMAALRAQPPAAVGEIAVSRIDDLLLGVDGLPPGDVLRLWLDDGSRLIVRPSGTEPKLKLYLDVRGSSAKKARRRLEALRAGAEELLVSVR